ATTTTCATATCAATTTAAATCATGGATCCACGATATGTCACGTTTTTTTCTGGTGCAAACTATATGTCACGTTTCAGTCTCGTAGTCATCAAATTGCAAAACTCTACTTCGATATATTCGAATATAATGAAGATGACAAGATTTTCGGTTAAAAAATTACCACGCGTGGTCGAATCTCGCTGTTGGAGAAGGGATCAATAAACCTCTAAAGACTAGAAACTACGATTGACGAAGATAAAGCTTGaaatcataactttttttttgaaatcataACTTTCACTCCATATAAAAAGATTGATTAAACCTAGCAACATCACACTTAGGTACGAGACAAATGAATGAGATAGacatgtaaaagaaaaaaaatcattttgagAGGAACGTAAGAGTGAAAGTGGACTGCGTTCCGATTGATGAATGCATACGAGTTACCGTTGAAATCTCCACAAGTGTCACAATATGGATCGTTGGTACCAATCATACATCGCTCACTACCAATCATACATCGCTCACTACCGGCCAATTTGACTCCGAATAGTACTCATTCATGTCGAAAGCAAGAAACCAGTAATTGAAGCAAAATCGACGGCCTGGTGGTGattattatttatgatatttattttgtggTATCTAATGAAGTGTTTGTAGTTTCTCATTTTAGACTCTTTCTTGTTTTTAtcctatttcttatatttttaattgctAAATATTTCCATGAAAAACTGGCAATGAACATGCTCTTGTGGACTTTAAATGTTGCTTCTGCTTTTTTGGCCCTTTCTGATTATAGCCTTTTCATAGGTATTGAGATTTTCATATTGttacataattatattattcAATGTTTAGGAAAATAAGAATCATGTAAGAAGATAAcgaagattattattttttttttgacagaacAATGATTTAGCCAATGTAAGCAAAAACAGAAAAGGAAATGGACTTCAGAAATGGAAACTTTGGGGAAATCAATTGATTCAATCACAAACGAATCTTTTTATCATGATCATGGCACTGCTAATTATATGGGGTTTCCTTGATTTAGTGGCTTAATATGATCATTTAGTCAttaaactcaacttcatcattAATACTTGCTTGGAAAGAAGTAAAATATCTGCATGGTTTCCATATTAGAGTAGGAGATAATATTTGAGAGTATATTTTCTTGCGTGTGcgatatatataaacacaaaaagAGGAACTCCATTGTTAAATCAAGAAAGAAACTTCAGAAACTAAGAGCTATCAACGTTCCACAAGGTATTTTTACCTTCTTTACTTTATATGAATATATCTGTTATTTTCCATTATTGATTTCcatttcattatatatatggCGTAGTTGGATTTGGAATTATGTACAGACaggattttagggttttgattatGTATGATGATGTTACATTGTTAGGACTACAAATCTCATTGATCTAGCTCCACCATTGTCTCTATTTAAGAAACATATAATTCACTTTGtgtttgaagatgatgatgatgattagtTCATTACGGATACTAAAGAAACTCCCTTCTATCTATCAAAACCTAGTGTTGATGGGAGTCTTGATATGTTACATGCCTcgtaatcaaaataaatattgtgtATAGAACCACAATGAAATGTTTAGTTgcaagttttatatttttgtttcgtTTACGTACTTTCTCTTTCAGTATTTGAATGGGTCGAAAAATGGTGAAGATGGCAAGGATAATGAACGAGAAGACGAGGATAACGACTTACAGGAAGAGGAAAGAATGTTTATTCAAGAAAGCCAATGAGTTCTCAACACTCTGTGGCGTCAACACATGTCTCATCGTGTATGGCCCGACCAGAGCAGGGGACGAGAGAATCGACCACCCCGAGTTATGGCCCAAGGATGAGAGAAAAGTCAGAGAGATCATAACCAAGTACAGAGACACCGCCTCGAGCAGCTGCATCAAAACCTACTCTGTACAAGAATGCTTGGAGAAAGGCAAGATcaagttggagaaagagaagTATTGTCCGTGGGACAACAAGCTCGAAAAGTGTTCTTTAAACGAGCTATATGCAACTTTCGTGACAGTCTGTAACAAGATTCAAGAAGCTGCTAATAGGAAGCAGACATTTCCCGATGCTTCTTGGTCTACTCATCGTGACCAACTTGGTTTGATAGGTTACAACCAGCCATGTCTCGAGCAACACCAGTTGTTTCCTATGTCTTCAATGGAGCAGAACGGTTTCGCATTTCTCCCGTTTCTTAACCAAATGACCTCGACCTCGAACACCGGGGAAGTTGCGTCTTTCTCGAACGTGACAGAACCGGAGATGACTCAAGCCATGTTTTACGGAAGCTGTTCGGATGGTCAGTACGCTCCGATGGTACAGAAGACAGACTATATGGAACCAGTGCAGTGGGGTTTAGGGAACAGTATGTTCAGCAACGTGAAGCCTTTCGCAGACTATCCCATGAGGTTTGGACAAGTTAATGACTTGGAGAGTTCTGGTAAGACTCCTATGTGAAACGTTTGTTTCTTTCCTTTGATTGTTTATTGAACTTCAAGAGctttaaaacttaattttattcTCAAGTTTCTGTTAAGTCTGTGGATTTGTTATAATAAATCTCGTTCAGTTAGAAAgttgtttttattattgttcaattttttttaacattagtTACCCTATTACTTACTATAGTTGTTAGAATTATTACATGACCACCTAacaattttaactttttatgaGAATTTCTGTCCAACAAATCTAATTCTCTGTAAAAAGAAATTCCTGTACTAAAATCTAaggctgttcaatatggcaaaaccgaaccgttccgaaccgaaccgaaccgaaatagataatatggtttggatttggtatataccatacaaaccgaatgaatatgattttaaaaaaaccgtaggatttggatatggttcggtatataaccgataaaaccgaataaaccgaataaaaccgatacaaaaatagaaacatgtaaatatgtatatattttataacaacgtatgaaaatcataagttaatttttttgctaataactattaccatatttttacagtaataaaatagtcatgatttgtaaaacacttgaactataattaaataacaattcatcgcaaacatgcttcttattttcttagtcttgTTTTGAtccttttgctttaatttagcattgactaaattgaaataaagattataaatttgatgataacaattagtggaaattcttcacaattttttttatctataaacgaatagagtttcgtgtttaatagaagaaacatgactttgatgaacgttaaatatgaaagaatataataacttattttttgtgcttcgtgcttttgttttattttttgttttttatttttattatcaaaattttgagctttgattttaattatagatttgattattttattagatgataaaaatattttttatttttgttcttttatttaaacttataatatttttttaataaatgaatgtgttgacaacaagagtctaaaattcatataatatgatcctaaaataaagaattatgttttttggtataaaaccaaataaaccgaaaaccgacggtatataaaccgaaccgaaccgaagtaaatatggatttagaatggtaattatattttactaaccgaaataccgaaaaaccgaaaaaaccgaaccgaaaccgaactgaTATCCGGATTGAATACCCCTAAAATCCCTAACTTTACGTTGCTTCAAAAAGTAATTCATGTTTGCTTACTTTTAGTCCGGAAAGGAAAAGAGTTTGAAAGTAGAATTTgcaagagcatgattattgggggttCTTAGTAGAATATAACTAAAACCtgtttttaaatatcttatttaatttGTTCCTAATTACCGGATTTTTAATTTGTTCTGTTTTACCTCATGTCCTCCAAGTAAGCCCATTTATACAATTAGAGTTTTACGTGTAGGCCCATGAAACAACCGAATGTTGTTGGATCGTTTAGTTACCCTCGTAAGCCACGTGTTATCTTTCATTTGGAAAGACTTTATAATGCGCCGCGCGCACGGTTGAAGTTAGCAATATTTGTAGGATTTCACCcgcgagaagaaaaaaaaattaattgtaaagttaataatcaattaagaaaaaTAGGTTGTGAATGAAGAGGGAACTTGTGTATATTATTAAGTCGACTAActggtctttatatacatatggtaatgacggtctaagtactgaatcgacatgagatcgtacttatctttaactagataatgactagcaatacgtaagataaacaccaactataatgtggataaacacaagagtagataggcgccagtatgatcctgcggatgggcttggcccgtcttgctacacgggctgataaatgagtcgatcactaaatggtttataacactcccccttgatcgacacatccggtcaAGGTTCATTcatgctttggatgttgcctcattaaaacatctcttgacaaacccaaaacccaatgtggtaaaaagggaaaacaagacaggaaaaagagtacaacacatgaactccccctgatgaatgcatcactgtagtagacgcattcccatctggtatccgagtcttcttgaacgttgaagttgcctatgacttggtcaagatgatcagctggattctccttgaatgaacttgtaagtcttggacgttggtatgtcttttggaactccattaagatGTGGTCAGGATGTACATCTTTGCTGCTGATCACTCCatgtcttggttgaactgatggtgcttcaaacggtgctcggatggactttataatctgcaataaaacttTACTTGCAGGTCCTATTTCATGTCCCACGAATTCTCTTTGGTTATATGGCTTTCCCAAAATGTggacattcaatatatattgagtcatagacccagaacacatacgaacaactttacttcatatctttcgttcattcggacttatatctcttcgtacgtgccaatggctttatccattgtaaccaatcattctttattttcttttgtcgatccatgttgagctatagaccttgtctatatttgttcataatcatgagtgtctaaggtcataccatcaataattatttgctgcaatgaaactcatcacacaatgaattcgcagtcatacactcatgtcctttgtacatggttatcgatcttttcttgctttagcaatgcttataatcattaagccacgaccagacatccttctggtcactatcctggtttatggttctcacttaggcgtgctgacttaatcatacacacacacacacggctatgatttttctacagactttccatatgtaaaacatagcctgtttaatcaatcgataacttgtatcattgaacctttgaaccattaaacctttttctctcagttggtctttattatgatcacaaggaattataatattttctgtatggactgactgcactaaatacttagtctttcatattacttacagctgctgtatattacaatccataaacaacttaggaacaaagcttgttctatgagaatttctttctcatatttctatggtacgttgatacctttatccagtgatccatttgctgcttactacaccattatttctttagtaaatatccagacaaaatcaaacttgattttctgtagtagcatccaccatataggagcatatctctttataaattgttccttggtccttgtgagtatccttgtgtaatcaagctatacttgaacgttatttagaaggaacatggacacactataccatgtggtcatgtcctttaatctcacggaatttcttatctcacaagatccattcactggtttctttcttagatggcttttctgtatgtacatggttactacgcccatctgtcttataattactttgaattctttgaacaccccacgtccctatataggttttatgagtactctacgtgggttcatgatcctcaggttatatccttcaaatcccaagtactacaatcttttatgagctcttatgtatgtaaatacatctttggtgttaacactctttatcttcagtttcatactgttccagacatgatctaattagattttgagatcttattatccaagacctttataccttgcagtttggcgtcccaaactacatggtctggtaccttagatgtgtggttgcgcaaccttatttctctgtctgaactggtttctcttatgaactcggatttgtacgattctgagcacctttcattactttccgaggttccttattatttggaacttatttgtctatctctaatagacattgtagcaacttgattgtgtctcttagacatcaaattcgtggtgcttaagctggtatgacatagtcattttttcttttcgggtcagtgtgtctggcatatatttctgctagcttttatatcttttgatcatattcttttagaacgtctagatcataatctttggtctgaggatcttgccaagacaactatggttgataccattatatttctcttttactctttactctttatcagcctgataactttctcctttcaaagttggataatcagattactatcttttgtaatttgtgttcttggccacttgattaaatcatccatgtttggcacaagatacattatagtttcgtggaggaagtcttatttatctaatatatattcccaatcctcatctgaggttccatcttaaatggcacacatatatgtggtggaatattcgtattttcttaagatggtttgtgtatatgtctggtttatgacccttaatcattcagaggtgggaatgtctatgcttacatgtatggcctgatgtaaatcaatatttatatacataatgtccttaagctttaggctggacgtgggtgatgtaccattagtgagagctttaaagctttccagccgtgtatattatggttgtaaaccatggaatccgaatttatgatatgatcatggactgtgggttttagtcctctctccccctcatgaacatactcataatttcgtagtgtttaggacagtggagccttaattattttagtgattttccCTTTTGTGTACTTATAACACATTGTGAGATTTTATGAGATCAGTTTTgtgccttaattaattttttatcatgttttggatcaagatggctaatctggtcatgccataagtgtttatttcttggtgaaccatactggttaccatggctttatgcctctttcatactgatccttagcatagAATAAATCAGTAGAAAATATGGGTACAGACATTAATTGATttctttataactcaatgggtctgaATAATGTCGTGTCTTTTGCCATTTGCCAGTACCAATTAATTGATTTCAAGTGAttgtaggaaggtaaagttgaacctatacaatcaagatgaagttaaatctatgcgagaaatcaatctatcagtgaactgactcattagtctacatccaacaattgattttatgtgattgcaggaaggtaaagttaaacctatacaatcaaggtaaagttaaaccatgcatgaaatcaactatcagtggactgattatccttttattaaggttttatttgttatttaatcaagaatcatcaagcaagaccaagcaagataatatataaaaacaaaatcgtgAATCATCAAGTAGGtcaaaagcaaatcacaaaatcatagacttaaaataaaattatcatgtcGAGATCTTTCTTTTAGTCAATGTATAAGCCGGCCTCACAATCTATATTACTCCACACGGCTTTCTTGGATTCATCCTGATCCAATGCCTCAGgatatctcatctcactgttttgttcctcaatgcatcttttctgaagtttctcaaatctgtcaaTGGTATCTTTAATTTTCTGCTTTCTTTGCTCAGTTGCCAATAGGTATGACAATAGGTCATTATAGGTTGTGAAACCTTTAGCTGTATATGATAGCAACCGATCCTTTGGATTGAATGTGGAATATGTTTTATACAGTAGATCATTATCTGTAACCACTTCAtcacatagttcaagactatgGGCGATTTTCATTAGAGCAGAATCGGATTCTTCCACGGATTTAAAATCCTGGAACCTGAGTATCTTCCAATCATTCATGGCCTTTCGCCATAATTCCATTGAGTATATGGATTTTAGTTTTATCCAAAGATCATAAGGATCCTCAATACTTTCGTACTTATTTCtcagttcctcagtgagatgatagcgcataattgttatggctctatgcttttcactttcaacttcatcatttctttcaatgatacatttcccgagtcctctagacttcagggCAATTGAAGTGTTCATTTCCCATTCTGGATACTTATCTCCAGAAATATCTAGGGCAGAATAATCCGAAGGctcaaatctcgacatctgaaatcattaataaattcatgatttaaaatttttgcaaccaattcaaataattagtgcatatgatttcataagtctatCTATAATACTTTAGGCTACACGGCTCATGTTTTGTGATGCTTAGGCCTTACGGCTTTAATctcaatcaagggcacaaggcctcATGTATGAACCAATGCATTATGCCTCACGGCCATTCAGTATGATTGATAACAAAAACACAATGCCACACGATTCATATCAATCaaataatctagcaacctaactctcattcaatatgtaaattctttaaatcaatctttcaggttttaagtaatgagagatttaaggtttcaaggcctttaagaatatcaatcaagattaagggtttcaaggcctttaggatttCGAATCTTGAGATTAGATCTATTAATCAATTTATCAATCCTAACATCTCAGATCATCAATCATCAAACAAAGACATTTTAAAACCGATTTAaacttttagggttttagtttgaGTGATTTAGATTCGAATTTGAACAATCTTATCAATAGCTCTAGgtgatcaaacaatcaaagtttaaatcaaacaatttaaaaccgattttccaaaattagggtttttaggagattttgaaaaactttgatctttgatcaaggggatttgatttgagattcaaaatcattaagactttgatattaattgatcaatggatcaatctcgaattATGGTTTAGGGGATCTGACCTATTTGAGCTCCGATTTACtctttagggtttgatctattttccctatggctttcatctttagagttctgattttagggtttcaatctttacaaaacaaccatgttgaattcatgttctcagaattaggattaccttcgttttgcagattgtagaaaccggaccaccaagatgaacctcgaacggacgcgagctggctgcTTCGGGATCGCGAGCTGAGAGGATGCGATCGGGTTAAGTTTGTTAGGTCGCGATCGCCTTGGTTGTCTCTCGCGAACGGGTTGAGGCTGATCGTCGGATCGAGTTGAGGTAGTGACGGGAACGCGAGACGGGATTGAGTTCAAAGGTTCGTCTGAGCTGAGATCGGGATGAAGCTGAGACGGTAATGCTTGCTGGAACGGAATCAAGAACgaattagggttcttcgggattagggttccaaaagaccaaGGCGGCACCGTctattgtttctgcgagtgtgggcgcgtctgagatcggattgACGAACGGTTTTCGCTGATAGATTCGTCTTGTCCAGaacttcaatttgatatgtggctagtcgtctggttcctcggggtttgagagatagattgattttaagttacgcctggattagggtttatgtgtgacggattttaggttagttttTGTCCCaggttttggagtctatcgtgctgataacttgttgtgaatgaagaggggaaCTTGTGTATATTATTAGGTGGACCAACTGgcctttatatacatatatggtaatgacggtctaagtactggatcgacatgagatcgtatttatccttaactagataatgactagtaatacgtaagataaacaccaactataatgtggataaacacaagagtagataggcgCTTTATCCTGCGGATGAGCTTGACCCGTCTTAATACACGGGCGGGCTGATAAATGGGTCGATCAGGTTTAGAACAAAATCGTAGAAATTCCACAAATCTCCAAGATTAGGGTTTCTGGCTAGCGAGACACTCCTTTCTCTGTTTCTAGCTTCCGGCGACGAAAAATTCTGCAATCTCTTGTGCTCTTGAGACTGTTCATGTTCGAGTTGGATTAATAAGCTTTGCGGTCTTCCGATTTGAGATTGTAGTTTAAGATGGATGAGAGAGATCAGTTCCATCGGAACGAGGCGATCTCTGCCGTCGCCGACGAGGGTTTTATgggtgaggaagaagacgacgacTTTGATGATCTTTACAACGACGTTAATGTCGGAGGAGGGTTTCTTCAGTCTGTGAGAAAGAACGAGGAAGCGGGATCAAGAAacgaggagaaggagaaggtcaaaatcgaggaagaagaagctgaggAGGTCTCGATACCTGGTTTGGTCGGTGAGAGCGTTGCTATCAAAACAGAAGCAGGAGGTGGAGGGGCACGTGGTAGTGGTAGTGGTAGTGGCGTGGCAGTTGCTTCTAGTGGATATGAAGCTCAAGAGCTTAAGGTTAACGAGGTTAGCCAGCAGATTCCTAGTGGAGTTGTAGGAGGTGGGATTAAAGTTGAGCTACGGCAAGCTCCCAATAGGGCAGATGATGGTGAGGCTCCTAGAGTAAATAACGTTTCTCAGGGTCTCTTGCCACCGCCACCACCTCCTCCCACCTTGGGAAATAACGAGAATTTGATGAGACCTGTTAATGGCATTATGGGGAACGGAGCTGCTATCCA
The window above is part of the Brassica napus cultivar Da-Ae chromosome C3, Da-Ae, whole genome shotgun sequence genome. Proteins encoded here:
- the LOC125584216 gene encoding agamous-like MADS-box protein AGL82 — protein: MGRKMVKMARIMNEKTRITTYRKRKECLFKKANEFSTLCGVNTCLIVYGPTRAGDERIDHPELWPKDERKVREIITKYRDTASSSCIKTYSVQECLEKGKIKLEKEKYCPWDNKLEKCSLNELYATFVTVCNKIQEAANRKQTFPDASWSTHRDQLGLIGYNQPCLEQHQLFPMSSMEQNGFAFLPFLNQMTSTSNTGEVASFSNVTEPEMTQAMFYGSCSDGQYAPMVQKTDYMEPVQWGLGNSMFSNVKPFADYPMRFGQVNDLESSGKTPM